The nucleotide sequence TACTTCTACTTTTGAGATTTTGGAGGCAAAGAATACGGCGCTGAGTAAGACGCCAATGAATACACCGATTGATAGGTCATGTGTGAGAACTACCGCAACAACCGTAACGACCATAACGATAGCATCGGTTCTCGGCATAAGGTGAAGAGTCGTAAGCGAACTCCAATCAAACGTTCCAATGGATACCATAAACATGACCCCAACAAGTGCTGCCATCGGAATTTGAATAAGAATATCATTAAAGACCACAATGAGTAACATGAGGAATGCCCCAGCAACAAAGGTAGAAAGTCTTCCTCTTCCACCTGACTTCACGTTGATTACAGACTGACCGATCATCGCGCAACCAGCCATTCCACCAAAGAATCCTGCAACAACGTTAGCTATACCTTGTCCTTTTGCTTCTTGGTTTTTGTTACTGTCTGTATCAGTCATATCATCGACAATTTGTGCTGTTAAAAAGGATTCCAAAAGTCCAATGACAGAAAGAGCTAAAGCTGTCGGGAAGATAATTTGTAACGTTTCAAACGTTAATGGAATATCCGGAAGAAGAAACATCGGCAAAGTCTGAGATAACTCTCCCATATCGCCTACTGTCCGCACTCCACTACCTGTAACAACAGCAACAATAGTTATCGTAATAATTGCTACAAGTGGTGCTGGAATCACTTTCGTCACAAACGGAAAAAGATAAATAATAGCTAAAGATCCTGCAACCATCACATACATATGCCACGTTTCTCCGACGAAGTGAGGGAGTTGCGCCATAAAAATAAGGATGGCTAAAGAATTTACGAAACCAATCATTACGGAACGCGGGATAAACTTCATGAGTCTTGCTACTTTAAAAAGTCCATAAGTTACTTGAAGGATCCCTGTCAAAATAGTCGCAGCCAATAAATACTGCAATCCGTGATCCGCCACTAAGTCGCCCATAACAAGAGCCATCGCACCTGTCGCGGCTGAAATCATGGCAGGTCTTCCTCCGAAAATGGAGATAACAACCGCAATACAAAATGATGCGTATAGTCCAACCATTGGACTGACACCCGCAATGATAGAGAAAGCAATTGCTTCCGGGATTAAAGCTAAAGCAACCACAATCCCAGCTAGAACATCTCCACGAATATTTCCTAGCCAATCCTGTTTAATTGTAGATATATTCAATTCTACACCTCTTCCTATAGTTATTAGATGACTTTCAACTCTCATGAAAGTCGGGGCCGTTTTGAACAACCTGAATCATACCATAGAAGACCACTTAGCCAAACCTGAATGTAAGCGTACATCATTAGTGTTTTTCTTCGATTTTCTAATGAAAGGTTGCTTTTATAGCCTTTTTTACAAAAATGCAGAATACGGCAAGCAATTTCTTCCATCACTCTTCAAAAAGTTACCTGCTTATAGAATGAAAAATAGTAAAAAATAAAACCTGAACCTTCCAGAAAGGATGTGGAATATGAAACACGTTAAAGCATTAGGTATAAAGTTTTTAGTGATATCTGTCGTTCTTTATTCTGTCCTTGGAATCCTCAATCAGGCTTCTCTTGGAGATATTTTTTTAATTAGTGTTTTAGTCACAGGAGTTGCTTACGTTCTTGGAGATTTACTCATTTTGAAAAATTTCGGAAACCTGATGGCTAGTCTGGCAGACTTTGCTCTGAGCTTCTTTGCTGTTTGGCTTTTAACAGCAGGGCTTATTCAAGAAGAATTTTCTATCAGCATTTCCTTATTTGCCGCTTTTCTCATAGCTTGTTCGGAAGCAGTCTTCCATGTGTACATGCAAAGAAAAGTACTCGACGTAGATGAGGATGCAGGGTTTAGTAACGCGTATTTAGAGCGATTAAGTACGGAATTCGCCGAAGAGAATCCCGATTCCGATGTTATTCGATTAAATAAGAAAAAAGACAACGAAGATTAATGTTAGAGATCCCTCTTTTTATGGTAGGAGGGATTTCTTCATACATAGACTGTACAAAATTTACATTATTTTTAAATTCCTTTAACATTTCAGCATTATACTTAAGGGGCAACCAGCATGATTTATTCCGATAGGAAACATGAGGCTGCATAGAAAAGGTAAAGGATGTCCCAAATGCAGAATAATTTACTATCACCATTCCATATAAGCAATCTCTATTCCTACATGAACTATGTATATGGAAAAGAAAAAAGGATTGCACGTGATTACTTTAAATTTGCCGAATTGCAAAAAGTCATACGAAGTAAACTTCTTACTACATATTTTCAACCCATCTTTGATTTGTCTACATCTAGCATTATTGGATACGAGGCTTTGAACCGCCCTCCTTTTTCCAAGCAATTTCCTAACACGGAAAGTTTTTATGATTATATCGGACAGACAAATCAAGCCTTTCGGTTTGATTTATATTGTCGTAATACAGCGTTTGAACGTTTTTTTGACAATAGACAAAAGAACCCTTCACTAGACGAAAAGCTTTTGTTTATTAACATTCACCCACAAGTGCTACTGGACTCAGATTACAGAAGTGGAGAAACGCTCCAACTATTAAATAAATATGAGCTTTCACCAAATCAGATCGTGTTTGAGCTCACAGAGAAAAAAGCGGTGAAAGACTATGTACTTTTCGAAAAGATGCTTTCACACTATCGAGAACAAGGGTTTAGAATAGCTGTTGATGATGCAGGTTCCGGCTATAATAGCTTGAAAAGTGTTGTCCAATTAAAGCCAGAATTCATTAAATTAGATAAATCTCTTATCCATCACATGGACCAAAATGCAGATCAACAGAAAATGGTTAGTCTTCTATTGGATTTCGCTAATGAATCTCATACCTCCGTCATTGCGGAAGGGATAGAGCGCGTGGAAGACTTATCGATCTTACAAGAAAAAGGAGTCCATTATGGGCAAGGCTATTTATTAGGAAAACCGAGTGAAACGTTAGAGAGTATTTCCTAAGAAGGATAATGGGGGAAATGGTATGCCTACTTGGATTGGCGAAATTGTAGAAACAGTACCTGTTTTGGAGAAAAGCAAATCCAATCAGTTTGCGGACGCATTGTTTCGAGATGTGAAAACATGTGAAGGAATTGTCGTATTAGAGGAAAAACATCCAATCGGTCTTATCACAAAAACAAATTTTTATCAGAAGCTTGGTACCTTGTACGGGTACAATTTATTCATGGGAAAACAAGTAGAAGTGTTAATGAATCGCGACATATTAGTAGTAGATATGATGACCTCCATCGTTGAAGTGAGCCGGTTAGCTATGAACCGTAAAGATGAGCAATTATATGACTACGTTATTGTAACAGAAAGCGAACTCTATAAAGGAGTCGTTAGTATTCGGAACCTATTAATGAAATTCGCAGAAGTTCAAGCGAAAGTCGCAACTTATTTGAACCCTCTAACTGGACTTCCAGGAAATCATGTAATTGATGAAAGGTTAAAGCATTTAAGTCTAACGAACCCTTTCAGTGTACTCTACATAGATCTAGATCACTTTAAATCCTATAATGATGTCTATGGCTTCTCGAACGGAGACAAAGTGCTTGAACAGACTGCTCATATTTTACAAGAGGAACTCCACGATCACGATCACTTTCTCGGTCACATCGGTGGGGATGATTATATCGCTATTCTTTACAAGCATGATTTCACCACTCTCTGTCAGAGAATAACCGAAAGCTTTGATGAAAAAATAAGGGATTATTATAATAAGGAAGACTTAGGAAAGAATTATGTTCTAACGGAAAATAGATTTGGGATGAAGGATAAAATTCCACTTGTGTCGATATCGATCGCTGTTGTATCGAATCGTGAACAGACCTTCTCAAGTGTGGAAGAAATTGTTCATCATGCAACTTTTTTGAAGAAGCGTTGTAAAATGATGAAAGGGAGTATCTTTTTGGCCAACGATGAAACTAATATGATAAAAGGGTCCGTTACCTAACACGGACCCTTTTCTTCAGTTCTCCGACAACGCTTGTTTCGCAAGCTGCAGAATAACCATATCCTCCATCGGTGGGTTATGCAACCCAGCTCGGATATCTCGGTAATACTTTTCGAAAGGCATCTCTTTGGACAATCCACGCCCTCCCACTATTTTCATTGCAAGATCTACGACTTCACTCGCTGCGTTAGTTGCTGTAATTTTTACAGCAGCTAATTCTGATCCCATTTTTGCTCTTAATTCCGGATTTTTATCCCACTTATCCGCAACAGCATACATAAAGTGACGAGCTGCCAACAGCTTCAAGTCCATTTCCCCAATTTTTTGTTGCACATGCGCGACTTCAGATATTGGGGTGTTGAGACTGTTCGGTTGAAAGTTCTTGGCAAACTCAATCGCATCATTTCTTGCAGCGATAGCAATTCCTAAGTAACAAGCAGGAATATGCAAGAGCCAACCTTTTGGTATGGGCCTAGAGGAACCAGCCACCTCGACGAAATGCTTCCTTGGAACGTGTACGTTTTCCATCACTAAATCATGACTTCCAGTCCCTCTCATTCCAAGTGTATCCCACGTTTTTTCTACGCTTAGTCCTTCTACATCCTTTTCGATTAAAAACCAACCAACCGCCTCTATTTCTTCCACATAAGTCGAAACTAAGTAAAAATCCAACACACTCGCCATTGTCGTAAACGTTTTTCGTCCCGTTACAAGGTAAGAACCATCCGCCTGCTTCGTTGCAGTCGTCTCTGGTCTTCCTCCTCTTGTAGGGCTTCCAGTTGCCCGCTCGGACGCAGCACGATTCACTACCTTTTGTTTTTCTTTAATCTCTTTAGCAAAGGAAGAAAAAACATCCGGGTCCCAGTCATTCTTTTCTCCTAGTTCCATGACAACACCCATATGCCAACCTACGGACAATGCAGTCGCTCCGTCCCCGACAGCCAGTCTTTCCTGGAGAAGCAATAATTCATAAACAGATAATCCTTCTCCTCCTAATGATGTTGGTAACGATAAGGAAAAGTACTGTTCTTTCTTAAATTCTTGTAAGGTATCCGTCGAGAAGTCAGCCATTTCATCAGCTTGATCTCGTCTAGTTTTAGCCACATCCGCTAACTTTGCTGCTTTTTCTATCAAATGTCTTTGACGATCATTCTGTACAAAAGATTGAAATAAATCCATAAACACCCTCCATCTATCCGCACTTTCTTAAATCTTACCTTATTACTTGGCTTTAATTCCACTACGTTGACTGAAACGAAATGTTTCTCATTTTTATAGTTCTTTGTTATAGTTAGCCACAGCTTGTGTAAAAAGGTCGTGACATCTATGTGGAATAAACTAAAAGAGAAACAGGTTCATTACTTTGTAATTGGGATTGCTATTCTAACATTAGGTATTACTCTATGTATTCAATCTACGTTAGGCACCTCACCCTTTGATGCTCTATTAGTCGGTCTTTATCGTACGATTGGACTCACGGTTGGAACGTGGGAAATTATAATTGGTTTTGTGATGATTCTTACGAATGCAATATTAATGAAGAATCGGCCTGAGTTTTTAGCACTCGTTACGTCCTTTGTTACTGGAGTTGGCATTGACAGTTGGCTCTGGATTTTTCGAGATTGGCTCATTCCAAGCACCTTATTAAGTCAGTTTATTTGTTTGTCGTTTGGAATTATCTTTACAGGCATAGGTGTTGCTACTTATCTACAATCAAAGCTAGCCCCCATTCCATTTGACCGTTCCATGCTCGTTGTATCCAAATTAACAGGTTGGAGTTTTGTGTACTCTAGAGGGATAATTAATATATTATTGGTAATTTTGGCCTTTTTCTTTCACGGTCCAATCGGAATTGGGACATTGCTAAATGCTTTAGTTACCGGAGTCATCATCAAAACCTTTTTTTCTTACATGGAAAAATTACACCTTCATAAGAAAGCAAAAAGAAGTATTGCTTAAATGTAAAAAGCGAGGAAGGGTATCACAACCTTCCTCGCTCGGTACATTATAATTTAAAACGTCTTAATAAATGGTTTAAGTCTTCTGCAAGTCGTGCTAGTTGATCCGAATTAGCTGCAATTTCTTCCATAGAACTGGTTGTTTGTTGAACAGAAGCCGACGTTTGTTCAATACCAGCAGCAGATTCTTCCGAAATAGCCGCAATATCTTCAATCGACTTATTCATCGTTTCACTGTTTTCCGCAATATTTGCAAGGTTTTCGGAAACTTCTAATATATTGTTAACCATTTCCACTACAGCAGAGTTAATATTTTCAAATGTTTGTCCAGTCGTACTAATTTGATTGGCACCATTCTCCACTTCTTTATATCCACCTTGTAGTGAATCTGTAACGACACTAGATTCTGTTTGGATACTATTAACGATACCTGTAATATCCGTAACAGATAAGGAAACTTGTTCTGCTAGTTTACGAACTTCATCTGCTACTACGGCAAATCCTTTTCCATGTTCTCCGGCCCTTGCTGCTTCAATCGCCGCATTTAGAGCAAGCAGATTCGTTTGGTCCGCAATATCTTTAATAACTCCAACAAGCTTAGAGATCTCTTGTGATTGTTGATCCAATCCTTTTACTTTTTCCACAGCATCTTGAACAATGCGATCAATTTTAGACATTTGTTCAATGGATGAAGCCATTAACTGGGATCCTTCTTCCGTTAGCTCCAACACTTGTTGAGAAGCAGCATGGACAGACTCTCCGCCTTGATTCGCTTGTTGAACTTTTCCAGAGAATGATGCCATGGAAGATGCAAGGTCACTTGTTGTATTCGCTTGTGTTTCTGCACCAGAGGAAAGTTCTTGCATCGTAGACGCTACTTGATTACTTCCTTCTTTCACTTCGTTAGCCGATTGCGTTAACTCTTCACTTTGTCCAGATACAGATTCGGAAACATTGTGAATTTCTCCGAGTAGCTCACGCATATTGTCGCTCATTTGATTCGTAGCTGTTACTAATTGACCAACTTCATCAACGGACTTTGTTCTTAATGGATCATTGCTAAGGTCACCTTGAGCAATCAAGTTCATTCGTTCCATAACCATTTTGATTGGACGAGTGATAATTCTTGCAGTGATAAAAGTGATAAGGATTGAAAGAATAACTACTACTGCAGCAATCAGTAAGTTAACCACTTTAACAAGATTTCCTGTTTCTATATTGCTTTTTCCAGTATCCTGAACAATTTTCGATCTATTAGAAGATAGCTCATTAAACCCTGCCATTATGTCACGGGCTTCTTGCTCTATATCACGTTTTAAAGTTGCCTTTGCAATTTCTTCCTGTCCATTACTATACGGTTCAAAAACCTTGCTGCGAACAGCTTTTTCCCAAGCTGCACTTCGTTCAATTAATTCCTTAGTCTTTTCCGAATCCGTAATTTCTAGTAATTTTGTTTCTAGAGCTACACTTTCTTTTGTATATTGGTCAAATTTATCCAAGTACTCCTGTTCCCCAAATAAGACATAACCTCGTGTTAGAGCAATACGTTGTGCCATGTTAAATGCAAGTTTTTCATCAATAATTAATAACTCTGTGTTATCATTCATTTTCGTAGTATTTTTACTTAATAAGTCAAATCCAGTATAAGTTAAAGCACTCATAATAATAATAGCTGCAACTATAATTCCAAACCCAAGCATTAACTTAGTTCTTAAACTTTTTATTTTTATTTTCATCAGCTAAAGCACCTCTATTCGATG is from Radiobacillus kanasensis and encodes:
- a CDS encoding acyl-CoA dehydrogenase family protein; translation: MDLFQSFVQNDRQRHLIEKAAKLADVAKTRRDQADEMADFSTDTLQEFKKEQYFSLSLPTSLGGEGLSVYELLLLQERLAVGDGATALSVGWHMGVVMELGEKNDWDPDVFSSFAKEIKEKQKVVNRAASERATGSPTRGGRPETTATKQADGSYLVTGRKTFTTMASVLDFYLVSTYVEEIEAVGWFLIEKDVEGLSVEKTWDTLGMRGTGSHDLVMENVHVPRKHFVEVAGSSRPIPKGWLLHIPACYLGIAIAARNDAIEFAKNFQPNSLNTPISEVAHVQQKIGEMDLKLLAARHFMYAVADKWDKNPELRAKMGSELAAVKITATNAASEVVDLAMKIVGGRGLSKEMPFEKYYRDIRAGLHNPPMEDMVILQLAKQALSEN
- a CDS encoding GGDEF domain-containing protein, whose product is MPTWIGEIVETVPVLEKSKSNQFADALFRDVKTCEGIVVLEEKHPIGLITKTNFYQKLGTLYGYNLFMGKQVEVLMNRDILVVDMMTSIVEVSRLAMNRKDEQLYDYVIVTESELYKGVVSIRNLLMKFAEVQAKVATYLNPLTGLPGNHVIDERLKHLSLTNPFSVLYIDLDHFKSYNDVYGFSNGDKVLEQTAHILQEELHDHDHFLGHIGGDDYIAILYKHDFTTLCQRITESFDEKIRDYYNKEDLGKNYVLTENRFGMKDKIPLVSISIAVVSNREQTFSSVEEIVHHATFLKKRCKMMKGSIFLANDETNMIKGSVT
- a CDS encoding methyl-accepting chemotaxis protein — encoded protein: MKIKIKSLRTKLMLGFGIIVAAIIIMSALTYTGFDLLSKNTTKMNDNTELLIIDEKLAFNMAQRIALTRGYVLFGEQEYLDKFDQYTKESVALETKLLEITDSEKTKELIERSAAWEKAVRSKVFEPYSNGQEEIAKATLKRDIEQEARDIMAGFNELSSNRSKIVQDTGKSNIETGNLVKVVNLLIAAVVVILSILITFITARIITRPIKMVMERMNLIAQGDLSNDPLRTKSVDEVGQLVTATNQMSDNMRELLGEIHNVSESVSGQSEELTQSANEVKEGSNQVASTMQELSSGAETQANTTSDLASSMASFSGKVQQANQGGESVHAASQQVLELTEEGSQLMASSIEQMSKIDRIVQDAVEKVKGLDQQSQEISKLVGVIKDIADQTNLLALNAAIEAARAGEHGKGFAVVADEVRKLAEQVSLSVTDITGIVNSIQTESSVVTDSLQGGYKEVENGANQISTTGQTFENINSAVVEMVNNILEVSENLANIAENSETMNKSIEDIAAISEESAAGIEQTSASVQQTTSSMEEIAANSDQLARLAEDLNHLLRRFKL
- a CDS encoding SulP family inorganic anion transporter → MNISTIKQDWLGNIRGDVLAGIVVALALIPEAIAFSIIAGVSPMVGLYASFCIAVVISIFGGRPAMISAATGAMALVMGDLVADHGLQYLLAATILTGILQVTYGLFKVARLMKFIPRSVMIGFVNSLAILIFMAQLPHFVGETWHMYVMVAGSLAIIYLFPFVTKVIPAPLVAIITITIVAVVTGSGVRTVGDMGELSQTLPMFLLPDIPLTFETLQIIFPTALALSVIGLLESFLTAQIVDDMTDTDSNKNQEAKGQGIANVVAGFFGGMAGCAMIGQSVINVKSGGRGRLSTFVAGAFLMLLIVVFNDILIQIPMAALVGVMFMVSIGTFDWSSLTTLHLMPRTDAIVMVVTVVAVVLTHDLSIGVFIGVLLSAVFFASKISKVEVKGIHVEGGKKKVYKVKGQLFFASVTEFVASFDFKEDVDVVELDLTETHLWDDSAVGAIDKVVLKYQDNQTDVHVIGLNKESSTLVEKRAVYDKPVKKMASH
- a CDS encoding EAL domain-containing protein; this translates as MQNNLLSPFHISNLYSYMNYVYGKEKRIARDYFKFAELQKVIRSKLLTTYFQPIFDLSTSSIIGYEALNRPPFSKQFPNTESFYDYIGQTNQAFRFDLYCRNTAFERFFDNRQKNPSLDEKLLFINIHPQVLLDSDYRSGETLQLLNKYELSPNQIVFELTEKKAVKDYVLFEKMLSHYREQGFRIAVDDAGSGYNSLKSVVQLKPEFIKLDKSLIHHMDQNADQQKMVSLLLDFANESHTSVIAEGIERVEDLSILQEKGVHYGQGYLLGKPSETLESIS
- a CDS encoding YczE/YyaS/YitT family protein; the protein is MWNKLKEKQVHYFVIGIAILTLGITLCIQSTLGTSPFDALLVGLYRTIGLTVGTWEIIIGFVMILTNAILMKNRPEFLALVTSFVTGVGIDSWLWIFRDWLIPSTLLSQFICLSFGIIFTGIGVATYLQSKLAPIPFDRSMLVVSKLTGWSFVYSRGIINILLVILAFFFHGPIGIGTLLNALVTGVIIKTFFSYMEKLHLHKKAKRSIA
- a CDS encoding YndM family protein, which translates into the protein MKHVKALGIKFLVISVVLYSVLGILNQASLGDIFLISVLVTGVAYVLGDLLILKNFGNLMASLADFALSFFAVWLLTAGLIQEEFSISISLFAAFLIACSEAVFHVYMQRKVLDVDEDAGFSNAYLERLSTEFAEENPDSDVIRLNKKKDNED